From bacterium:
GCTCCTCGGCGCGCGGGTCGCCGATCTCGGTCAGCGCCACCGCGGCAAAACGCCGCACCGACGGGTCCGGGTCGCTCAGGCGGGCGATCAGCCGGTCGACCGTGGAGCCGGCCTTGAGCTTGCCGAGCAGGTAGATCGCACGCGTGAGCGAATCGCCCTTGCCGCTGTCGAGCAGGCCGGCCAGGCAGCCGATCGCCGGCTCGCCGATGTTCAGGAACGCCACGCGCAGGGTGTCCTGGAGGTCCTGTCCGGGGAGGGAGAGCATCCGGGTGATGAGGGGGCAGGAGGCCGCGGTCTTGAGGTTGCCGAGGGCGGCGATGGCGGCCTTCACCACCTCGCGGTCGGGGTCGCCGATACATGAGGCGACCGACTCGGCGAGCGAATCGTCGCCCATCCTCCCGAGCACGTCGAGGGCGCGCTGGCGAACCCGCGGCCGCGGGTTCGAGAGCAGCTGCGCGACGGCGGGGATCACGGTCGGGTCGCCGATGCTCACGAGGGCCTCCGCCGCGGCGTCCACGACGGACGCCTCGCGGTCCTCGAGCATGCGCTGCACGGCGCGCGCCGTCTTCGGCGAGCCGATCTCGCCGAGCGCGTACGTGGCGTAGAGCCGCACCGTCGCGTCGTCGGCGAACAGCGCCTCGAGCAGCGGCTGGATCGCCGGCACGCCGATGTTGACGAGGGCCTGCGCGGCGAGCCAGCCGATCTCCTCGTCGGCGAGCGCCTCGATGAGCGGGCGCACTCCCCGCGGGTCCGGGATCTTGCCGAGGGCGTAGAGCGCGTAGAGGCGGTTGTTCGGGTTGGGGTCGCGCAGCTTGCCGACGAGGACCTCGACGACCTCGTCGCCGCCGAGGTTGTAGAGCGAAGTCGCCATGTTCACGACCGAGGCGTCCTCCGAGCGCAGCGCCGAGAGCAGCGCCCCCTTGGCGCGCGCGTCGCCGATCTCGCCGAGGGCTGTCGCCGCGTACCCGCGCACGACAGGGTCGCTGTCCTTGAGCGCGCCGATGAGCGCGTCGGTCGCCGCGCGGTCGCGGATCATCCCGAGCGCAAAGGCGACGTGCTGGCGCACCTCGGGATCGGCGTGCGCCAGCAGCGGCACCAGCGCGGGGACGGCCTCGGGCGCCCGGATCTCGCCGAGGGTGTAGGCCGCGAAGCGGACCGTG
This genomic window contains:
- a CDS encoding HEAT repeat domain-containing protein, whose protein sequence is MHPGKESRSSWRRRGALAVLLAAALLAPAAARADDEVDALLQRLPAEQSSFGRYRIIEEISAIGTTDAVRGLVSLFSDDELRWMAVRQLAQMRSAAVPVLLEALRAPGTDTVRFAAYTLGEIRAPEAVPALVPLLAHADPEVRQHVAFALGMIRDRAATDALIGALKDSDPVVRGYAATALGEIGDARAKGALLSALRSEDASVVNMATSLYNLGGDEVVEVLVGKLRDPNPNNRLYALYALGKIPDPRGVRPLIEALADEEIGWLAAQALVNIGVPAIQPLLEALFADDATVRLYATYALGEIGSPKTARAVQRMLEDREASVVDAAAEALVSIGDPTVIPAVAQLLSNPRPRVRQRALDVLGRMGDDSLAESVASCIGDPDREVVKAAIAALGNLKTAASCPLITRMLSLPGQDLQDTLRVAFLNIGEPAIGCLAGLLDSGKGDSLTRAIYLLGKLKAGSTVDRLIARLSDPDPSVRRFAAVALTEIGDPRAEEPLVSLLRDRDPALRTYAAVGLMSIGGKITIRLLLTSLNDPETSWL